In Pseudomonas grandcourensis, the DNA window GCAGTGGTGATGGATGACATCGAAGACCTGGATCTGGTCGCCAGCCACGTCGTCAACGGCGCGTTCTGGAACATGGGCGAAAACTGCTCGGCGTCCTCGCGCTTGATCGTGCATGCGGACATCAAGGACGAGTTGTTGAAGCGCATCGGCGTGCAGATGCGCGAATGGAAGATGGGCAATCCACTGGATCCGGACAATCGCCTTGGCGCCATGGTCAGCAAAGCCCATTTCGAGAAGGTTCGCTCCTACCTCGAGCAAGCGGCCGTTGAGAAACTCGACGTCGTTTATGGCGGCAACACCAAGAGTGACATCTTCGTCGAGCCTACCGTTGTCGATGGCGTAGGTGTCGATAGCAAACTGTTCCAGGAAGAGATCTTCGGCCCTGTGCTGGCGGTCACGACGTTCAACACCGTTGACGAAGCCATCGCTCTGGCCAATGACTCGGTGTATGGCCTGGCGGCATCGGTCTACACCGACAACCTGCGTAACGCCATCAAGCTCTCGCGGGAAATTCGCGCGGGGATCGTGACGGTCAACTGCTTCGGTGAGGGTGATGCTTCCACGCCGTTTGGTGGCTACAAGGAGTCCGGGTTTGGCGGGCGCGACAAGTCCATCTGGGCCCACGATCAGTACACCGAAATCAAGACCATCTGGATCGACGTCTCTGAGCGGTAATCTACCGAACGGATGACAGCGGTATGCACGCCCATCCCGAATACCACGAATGTCGGGATGGGGGCTGCATCAAGCAATGGCAAAAAATAAAATGCCAATTGAATGTACCCGTTATTTGCCGTCCATACTCCCGGACGGCTCATCCCTGTTTGGTGGAAAAAATCGCCGGCATCTGGAGATGCTTGTAGATGGCGAGAAACCTCAGGCCGAAGGTGAAAATCAATGCAATCCAACCGGCAACCCAGATCGAGGGGAATACGTCGCGTAGCAGAACATAGAGCGTGCATCCCAGCAAAATTGGCGTGGCATAGATGTCACGTGACATCAGCAGCGAGACTCTTCCGGCCAGGACATCCCGCGCGATGCCACCTCCGATGCTGGTCAGCACCCCCATCATCACGGCCAATGGCGCTGCAAGATGCAATGCCAGGACTTTCTCGGTTGCCGCCAATCCGAACAGCGCTGCCGCTAATCCATCAAGGTAAAGCAACAGTCGATAACGCTGCTGCAGCCTTTGGGTCAGAAAAAACGCCAGCAGTGCTGCCAGCAAGGCGGCCCAAATGTAATTGAAGTCGGCAATCCAGAAGATCGGAAGATCCAGCAACAGATCGCGCAGGGTGCCGCCGCCAATAGCCGTGATGATTCCGAGCACCACAGCACCAAACAAATCGACATCCGCTTTCTTGATGGCCAGCACACCTGTGATGGAAAACACCGCAATACCTAGCATTTCCTGGAGATAAAGCATCTTGCATTCCCTTCTCAGGTGACCCGGCAGTAGAGCCAAGTAAGTATGGTCAATATGAAAGCCAGTAACGCGAAAATGCTCTCAACCCTGATCAGTGCCATGGGCTCGGACCGGATGGGCGCGTCCATTGATTCAGCGCTGCGAAGTATCCTGGGATTCGATATGAGCTGCGGCTATTTTTATATGGGCTCGGAAAGTACGGAGGCGAGATCCGAAGATGCGTTGGTTCACATCCTTTCCGGCGGTTCATCAACTATCTGACGGGGCCACTCTGAAAAGACAGTGGTCGTTTCCCGATTGCGGACAAGGAGCTTTCAATGTGCATCCTGTACATGGCAGACCCGGCCGATGCGCAGAAGTGGCGCGATTGCCTGTCATCGATGGCTCCTGAACTGGAGTTCCGCCAGTGGCCTGATGTCGGTAACCCGGCAGAGGTACGTTACCTCCTTGCCTGGGAGCCTCTGCCCAACCTGGCTGACCGGTTTCGCAATCTTCGAGTCCTTTACGCAGCGGGGGCTGGCGTCGATCAGTTCGATCTGGCCGGTTTGCCGGCAGGGGTATCGCTCGTTCGGCTGGTTGATGGCTCGATGGCCTACATCATGGCCGAGTATGTCTTGTTCGCCGTACTTGCCTTGCACCGAGACATCCTCGCGTACCAGGAGGATCAACGCAGTGGTCGTTGGCAACCCAGGCCAATCGTGCTCGCATCCCAGCGGTGTGTTGGCGTCATGGGGCTTGGTACTCTGGGGCGAGCGGCGCTTGGTCGCCTTCAACCCTTGGGGTTTCAGCTCAGTGGCTGGAATCGCTCCATGAAGGATGTTCCTGGCGGACGCTGTTACGTCGGCCAAGAGCAGCTGGATGAGTTTTTGGCTCAGTGCGACATCCTCGTGAACATGTTGCCGCTTACCCCCGAAACAAAGGGGATACTCAATGCTGCAACGCTGGCTCGATTGCCTCAGGGAGCGGGGCTGATTAATGTGGGGCGCGGCGCCCACCTGGTTGAGCAAGATTTGCTTGCAGCGCTGAATGACGGCCGCGTGGGAGGGGCAGTGCTGGACGTCCTGGCACAGGAGCCTGCGTCCCCGGACAATCCTTTTCGTAAACACCCTCGAGTACTGTTGACCCCGCATATCGCGAGTGATGTGCAGGTTGAAGGGGGCGTGGCCGTGATCGTCGAAAACCTTCAGAGAGAGCGAGAGGGTAGACCACTCTTGAATGAGGTTGATCGTTTCAAGGGTTACTAGAGTCCCGGTTTGCAAGGACAAACGCTACGGTTGGCCTGCTGCAATCGATCCATATCTGCATGAAAACACTCGCCCGAAATCTCAAGCCCCCTGGTTTTTTTGAACCAGGGGGCTTTGTTTTACCTCCGGCATTGCTTCGCCACGGACCTAGCGGATACCGGCACCCGCCATGGACTCTGGCACCCACTGCGCGGTCGATAGCGGCTCGATGTAGCGGATGCCGCCATGCGGGCCTACCACGCCATTGATGTTATAGGTGCCTTTCGACAGGTCGTAAGTCATGAAAGGGGTGGCGTCCGGGACCTGCTGGTCGTAGCTCTGGCTGAAGAACGCGAAGGAGCCACGGTACAACTGGCCACTGGTGTCGTACTGATCGGAGGCCACCGCGGCCCAGGTGTCTTCATCCAGGTAGAAACGGCGCTTCTGGTAGATGTGCTTCGCCCCGGGCTTGAGGTTGCCCTCCACGACGTACACCCGGTGCTTTTCCCAGCGTACGAAGTCCGGGGCAATGAAGTTGGGCGTAGTCAGCGACTTGGCAGCGCGAGCGTAGGTGAGTTTGTACGTGTTGTAGGGCACGATCATTTCCTGCTTGCCCACCAGCGTCCAGTCGTACAGTTCGAGTGCGCGGGCGGTACCGGGGTTGGGGGTGTCGTAGGCCAGGATCGATATCTGTTTGACCCGGCGCTGGGCAGGCATGTACTGCCAGGCGCGGCCAGGGAACTTCGTCGCGTTGGTGGCGTTCTTGAGCATGATCGACTCGCCAGCTCGGCGCGCTGGTCCGGTATACGACAGTTTCAACTGATAGTAGATGTCGGAGCTGTTGAACGGCTTTGACAGGTTCTCGTAGATCGGGAAGGAGATGAATGCTTCGCCGGTGACCGCCAGGCTCGGAACGCCCGCCGTGTCGACACTCCAGGAATCGTACTTGGAGTGGATGTTGACGCCCTGGTAGCGCAGCAGGAAATTCCACATCGCTTCGGCGCCGGATTGCGGGATCGGGAAGGGCACTCCGGGCATCACATTGTCGATGGCGATCCCGCCGTTGAGGGACCTGGCGTTGGTCGCATTCTTGCGGCTGTTGTCCAGTATCGCCTGTGGCAGCGATGCCGTGCGGTGGGTCGGATAGACGTCGATGCGAAAGTCGGGGTAGCGCTTGGCCAAGGCCACTGTGGTGGCGGTCAGCATGCCTTTATACGCGTCGACGTTTCTGCCGTTGATCACCTGCAGCGGTTTTTCGCCCGCGAAGGGGTCCGGGCGCATGCTGTCGCCGGCCTTGAAGCTGGATGGAGCCGTGGTCAGGCCACCGTTGTAGGGCGGAATGGAACCGTCGGCATTACCGGCCTTTTCGGCTCCCACCCACGTCAGGCTGGTGCCCAGTCGGGCGGCTTCCTGGCTCGATACATAGGCTCGGGCATCGATGGCCAGCGCCATGATGGGTACAGCAGCCAGAAGACTTTTCACGAATTTCATATTGTTATTCTCCTGCCTGGCGTACCAGGCAACTCGTGACTCAGGCGCAGCAGTCGCTTACGTCAACTCATCGCCAGAGACCTTTTCAGTACTGCCATTAGATAGCCCCCTTATCAGGGTCGCTTTTCATTCGACGACAGCCCCTTGGCTATTGATGACAGGCCAGGGCTGTCTCGGCGGGCATTCGATGGGTCGAGTGATCATCACTTGTTTGTATTTTTCAGCGGAATCATCGGGTTACCGAATGGTCATAGTTATGGCTGAACACTGCCCGGATGAAAGTTTCGAGCAGCCATGACCCTTCCATACCTCCGACGTTTAGGACGTTTTTATGAATCGCGCAGTAATCTTGATCGTGGCCATTTCCAGCGCCGTCTTGTTGGGAGGCTGCGGCCCACATTGGGATGACGGAGAACGGTACGGGCGATATCACGATCATGACCATCGACGTGGTTACGACCAGCGAGGGGACGATGATCGAGGTTATGACCGTGACGATGATCGTCGTGGCTATGATCGCGATCACCGTCGCTACCGTGATCGCGATGACAACGACGATTGATACGTTAACTTCGAGTGGATGGAAGCCAGGTCTGAGCAACACGCAGCGAATAATTTGCAGCCCGTCTCATACCTGGCACTAAAGTGAACAAAATCATTGAAAAAAACCGCCATAAGCTTTAAACGGAAAGCCAAATGGCACATTGCAAGCAATCAGCCAGTGAGTTTCAGTAGTTTTGGCTCAGGGAGCGCTGATGAGTTTTCGTACATTGACTGGCTCCCCGCGGCAATCGAGCAATGACGCAGTTGCCGAATTTCACCCCCCGGGGAACCCGGATACTGTCGGCATGGCCTGCGCCGGCAACGACGACACGATCGGGCACTTGTTGGACTCGGCGCGCAACTGGGCCCATACCACCGCATGGGTGTTTTACCGTGCCGGTGAACAGATGCATCGGGTTGGCCAGGGCGACCCACGGGTACAGTGGCCTTCGAGCGTTGCGAGTGACGAGTTTGATGCCTTTTGCCTGGCTTCGAACCTGCACCGCTGGCCCACCGGCAAGGGCGAAAGTGAGCTGGGCTGGCTGCTCGCGCCACTCGACGATGCTGCAGAACCGGCGCTTGCCGAACTTGCCCAGTGCCTGGGCATTGAGCTGCAGACCAATACCCTGGCCCGTGCGCAGATCACTCAGCGTGTGCTGTATGAAATTACCTACCTGGCCAGCTCGACCCGTGACCGGTCAGAGTTCCTGGTGGGGGCTCACCGGCTGCTGGCCAGCCTGATCGACGCCGAGAACTTCTATCTCGCGCTGTATAACCCGCACACTGGCAAGATCGATTACCCGTATTACGTCGACATCATCGACGTAGATGCCCTGGAATCCGAGAACTACGAATACCTTGACCCTTCGCGCCTGTCGTTGACCGGCCAGGTGTTGACCACCGGCCAGCCGTTGCTGATCGATGCCGCCGGTATTCTCGCGGCCCAGGCCGAGGACCGTTTCCACTGCGTGGGTGATCGTCCCGAGTTCTGGATGGGCGCACCGTTGAAAAACGCCTCGGACGAGGTGTTTGGCATGCTGGCGATGCAGGTCTACGACGTTTCTCGCATCTACAGCGCTGAAGACCGCGCACTGTTTCTGGTGGTCGCCCGCCACGTGGCCATGGCGCTGGACCGGATTCTGCACCGGGAAGACCTGGAAGAAACGGTGTTGCGTCGCACCCTGGAGCTTTCGGCGGTCAACGACGCATTGCGCCAGGAAGTCACAGACCGGGAGCGTGCCGAACATCTGCAAAGCGCGCTGTTCCAGATTGCAGAACTGTCCAGCCAGCCCGGTGACATGGCCGAGTTGTTCCGGACCCTGCATGGCATCGTCGGTGATCTGCTGTTCGCGCAGAACTTCTACATTGCGCTGTTTGCCGACGCGACCGGCGAAGTGACGTTTCCCTATTACGTGGATGAGCGGCAGACCACCTGCCCGGCGGCACGTCGAGGGCGTCGGGGCTTGACCGAGTACGTCATCCGTCAGCGCCGCCCCTGCCTGATTGACGTCGGCGAAGCTGAACGATTGTCCGCGCAGGGCGAAATCCAGATTGCCCATGAGTCCGTGCGCTCCTTCTCCTGGCTGGGTATTCCTTTGTTCGAAGACGACGTGGTGCGCGGTGTACTGGCGGTGCAGAGCTATACCTCGCAGGTGCGCTATACCCTGCGCGACCAGGAATTGCTGACCTTCGTGTCGCGGCACATCGACACAGCGTTGTCGCGACGCACGGCCGCCGAAGCGATTCATGCCGCCAACCTCAAGCTTGAAGCCAGGGTACAGAGCCGCACCCGCGAACTCGATCACGCCAACGCCAAGTTGCAGCACGAAAACTCCCACGATGCGCTGACCGGGCTACCCAATCGCACTTATCTGCAGCAGCGCCTCAACCTGGCCTGGTCGCGGTTCGGCCGCGAAGGCGGGCACCTGGCCGTGATGTTCATCGACCTCGACCGCTTCAAGATGGTCAACGACAGCCTCGGCCACCATTTTGGCGACCTGCTGTTGATGCAGGCTGCCCACCGTTTGCGCGGTTGCCTGCGCGAAACCGACATGCTGGCTCGTTTGGGTGGCGATGAGTTTTCAGTGCTGGCTCCCGAGGCATCGCTGGAGGTGTTGATCGAAATCGCCGAACGGATCCTGGTGGCATTCGACCTGCCGTTTTTCATCAATGGCCATGAAGTTTTTTCGTCCTGCAGTATCGGCATCGTCAGCGCCGATAGTCAGTTCCATCACGAGCCCGCCGACTTGCTGCGCGATGCCGATGTGGCGATGTACCGGGTCAAGAGTGCCGGGCGCGACAGCTACGCGGTGTTCAACCAGGAAGTGCGCCGTGAAGTCTCGGACCAGGTCGAGCGAGAAGGGGCCTTGCGCAACGCGCTCAAACGCACCGACGAACTGCTGCCGTATTTCCAGCCGATCGTCAGCGTCGACACCGGCGAACTGTTGGCCCTTGAAGCACTGATCCGCTGGCACCAGCCGGGCGGCCGGGTGATTGCACCGGGCCAATTCTTGCCGGATGTCGAGGGTTTGCGCCTGATCGGTCGATTGGATCTGTACATGCTCGCCAGCATTGCCGCGATCCTCGCACAGCCCGAACACGCCGACTGGCCGCCGGTGCACGTCAATTGCTCCAGCTACAGCATGACGCGCCCCGAATTCGCCAACGAGGTGCTGGCACTGTTGGCGCAGCACCGGGTCTCGCCATCGCGAATCTGCCTGGAGTTGACCGAAGGGGCGCTGGTCGCCGAACCGGCGATTGCCCGGCAGACCATGCAACAACTGGCCGACAACGGCATGTCAGTGGTGCTCGATGACTTCGGCGCAGGGTTTTCATCCCTGAGCTATGTGCATCAATACCGCTTCAGCGGCTTGAAAATCGACAAGTCGTTCATCCTCGAACTGACCACCAGCCCCCGAAGTCGCGCGATCGTCCGGGCTATTGTGCGGATGGCCGAATCGCTCGACCTGAGCGTGGTGGCCGAAGGCGTCGAGGATCAAGCGACGCTGGAGTTGCTGCGTGAAATGGGGGCAGGGCAGGCCCAAGGTTATCATTTTGCCAAACCGATGGCCTTGAAGGCGCTTTTGGCCAGCCCACTGCTCGGTCGCCAGCGTTGCTGACAAAACCACAGCATCAGGGCAGTCGCACTGATCAAGGCCCCCAGCAGGCTGACGGCGATCCAGCCCCATAACGCATATACCTGCGTCGCGGCGGCGGCACCCAGTGCGCTGCCCACCGAGTAAAAGCACATGTAGGCGCCGACCATGCGACTTTGCGCGTCGGGCCGTGCCGCGAAAATCAGGCTCTGGTTGGTGACGTGTACGGCCTGCACCGCGAAGTCGAGCAAGAGCACTCCAAACACCAGCGCGATCAGTGACCACTGTGCAAAGGCGATGGG includes these proteins:
- a CDS encoding TRIC cation channel family protein; the encoded protein is MLYLQEMLGIAVFSITGVLAIKKADVDLFGAVVLGIITAIGGGTLRDLLLDLPIFWIADFNYIWAALLAALLAFFLTQRLQQRYRLLLYLDGLAAALFGLAATEKVLALHLAAPLAVMMGVLTSIGGGIARDVLAGRVSLLMSRDIYATPILLGCTLYVLLRDVFPSIWVAGWIALIFTFGLRFLAIYKHLQMPAIFSTKQG
- a CDS encoding glyoxylate/hydroxypyruvate reductase A, with the protein product MCILYMADPADAQKWRDCLSSMAPELEFRQWPDVGNPAEVRYLLAWEPLPNLADRFRNLRVLYAAGAGVDQFDLAGLPAGVSLVRLVDGSMAYIMAEYVLFAVLALHRDILAYQEDQRSGRWQPRPIVLASQRCVGVMGLGTLGRAALGRLQPLGFQLSGWNRSMKDVPGGRCYVGQEQLDEFLAQCDILVNMLPLTPETKGILNAATLARLPQGAGLINVGRGAHLVEQDLLAALNDGRVGGAVLDVLAQEPASPDNPFRKHPRVLLTPHIASDVQVEGGVAVIVENLQREREGRPLLNEVDRFKGY
- a CDS encoding DUF1329 domain-containing protein, yielding MKFVKSLLAAVPIMALAIDARAYVSSQEAARLGTSLTWVGAEKAGNADGSIPPYNGGLTTAPSSFKAGDSMRPDPFAGEKPLQVINGRNVDAYKGMLTATTVALAKRYPDFRIDVYPTHRTASLPQAILDNSRKNATNARSLNGGIAIDNVMPGVPFPIPQSGAEAMWNFLLRYQGVNIHSKYDSWSVDTAGVPSLAVTGEAFISFPIYENLSKPFNSSDIYYQLKLSYTGPARRAGESIMLKNATNATKFPGRAWQYMPAQRRVKQISILAYDTPNPGTARALELYDWTLVGKQEMIVPYNTYKLTYARAAKSLTTPNFIAPDFVRWEKHRVYVVEGNLKPGAKHIYQKRRFYLDEDTWAAVASDQYDTSGQLYRGSFAFFSQSYDQQVPDATPFMTYDLSKGTYNINGVVGPHGGIRYIEPLSTAQWVPESMAGAGIR
- a CDS encoding EAL domain-containing protein: MSFRTLTGSPRQSSNDAVAEFHPPGNPDTVGMACAGNDDTIGHLLDSARNWAHTTAWVFYRAGEQMHRVGQGDPRVQWPSSVASDEFDAFCLASNLHRWPTGKGESELGWLLAPLDDAAEPALAELAQCLGIELQTNTLARAQITQRVLYEITYLASSTRDRSEFLVGAHRLLASLIDAENFYLALYNPHTGKIDYPYYVDIIDVDALESENYEYLDPSRLSLTGQVLTTGQPLLIDAAGILAAQAEDRFHCVGDRPEFWMGAPLKNASDEVFGMLAMQVYDVSRIYSAEDRALFLVVARHVAMALDRILHREDLEETVLRRTLELSAVNDALRQEVTDRERAEHLQSALFQIAELSSQPGDMAELFRTLHGIVGDLLFAQNFYIALFADATGEVTFPYYVDERQTTCPAARRGRRGLTEYVIRQRRPCLIDVGEAERLSAQGEIQIAHESVRSFSWLGIPLFEDDVVRGVLAVQSYTSQVRYTLRDQELLTFVSRHIDTALSRRTAAEAIHAANLKLEARVQSRTRELDHANAKLQHENSHDALTGLPNRTYLQQRLNLAWSRFGREGGHLAVMFIDLDRFKMVNDSLGHHFGDLLLMQAAHRLRGCLRETDMLARLGGDEFSVLAPEASLEVLIEIAERILVAFDLPFFINGHEVFSSCSIGIVSADSQFHHEPADLLRDADVAMYRVKSAGRDSYAVFNQEVRREVSDQVEREGALRNALKRTDELLPYFQPIVSVDTGELLALEALIRWHQPGGRVIAPGQFLPDVEGLRLIGRLDLYMLASIAAILAQPEHADWPPVHVNCSSYSMTRPEFANEVLALLAQHRVSPSRICLELTEGALVAEPAIARQTMQQLADNGMSVVLDDFGAGFSSLSYVHQYRFSGLKIDKSFILELTTSPRSRAIVRAIVRMAESLDLSVVAEGVEDQATLELLREMGAGQAQGYHFAKPMALKALLASPLLGRQRC